In Zingiber officinale cultivar Zhangliang chromosome 1A, Zo_v1.1, whole genome shotgun sequence, a genomic segment contains:
- the LOC122025147 gene encoding uncharacterized protein LOC122025147 isoform X1, which yields MTLASTFTHLNQCSNFSSSSPSSSPSSSRESKGFSSSMGGVTSKCFVSSNKELRATILLLEEEIEKSKSVRQQEAWDYGRRTAEFAAKEEEWVRERRSLAEEALEQEAAQRTRRLKKCESEGGDDEEWWCLVESMKEEQRQREGAVERWKKLYLTIKTELDDLIQRTSEGERFSSGSEERMVEQLQKELRESEKEIESLRSRVAVMQKDAIRKDTEIDILRQSLRILSVRNSKRSLIREFLREELVDM from the exons ATGACTTTGGCATCCACATTTACGCATCTCAATCAATGCTCCAACTTCTCTAG CTCATCGCCATCGTCCTCGCCCTCGTCCTCCCGGGAATCCAAAGGCTTCTCCTCCTCCATGGGAGGTGTAACTAGCAAGTGCTTCGTCTCCTCCAACAAGGAACTCAGAGCTACAATTCTGCTACTCGAAGAAGAGATAGAAAAGTCGAAGAGCGTCAGGCAGCAAGAGGCCTGGGATTATGGCCGGCGCACGGCGGAGTTCGCTGCCAAGGAGGAGGAATGGGTGAGAGAGAGGAGGAGTCTCGCGGAGGAGGCTCTAGAGCAGGAAGCCGCGCAAAGGACGAGGCGTTTGAAGAAGTGCGAGAGTGAGGGAGGAGATGACGAGGAGTGGTGGTGCCTCGTGGAGTCCATGAAGGAGGAGCAAAGGCAGCGGGAGGGGGCAGTGGAGAGGTGGAAGAAGCTCTACCTCACTATAAAGACTGAGCTTGACGACCTTATACAAAGAACCAGCGAAG GGGAGAGATTTAGCAGCGGAAGTGAAGAAAGAATGGTAGAGCAGCTTCAGAAAGAGTTGAGGGAGAGCGAGAAAGAAATAGAATCTTTGAGATCTCGCGTTGCGGTCATGCAGAAGGATGCGATTAGGAAGGACACGGAAATTGATATTTTGAGACAGAGCTTGAGAATATTAAGCGTTAGGAATTCAAAAAGGAGCCTAATCAGAGAGTTTTTGAGGGAAGAATTGGTTGATATGTAA
- the LOC122025147 gene encoding uncharacterized protein LOC122025147 isoform X2 → MGGVTSKCFVSSNKELRATILLLEEEIEKSKSVRQQEAWDYGRRTAEFAAKEEEWVRERRSLAEEALEQEAAQRTRRLKKCESEGGDDEEWWCLVESMKEEQRQREGAVERWKKLYLTIKTELDDLIQRTSEGERFSSGSEERMVEQLQKELRESEKEIESLRSRVAVMQKDAIRKDTEIDILRQSLRILSVRNSKRSLIREFLREELVDM, encoded by the exons ATGGGAGGTGTAACTAGCAAGTGCTTCGTCTCCTCCAACAAGGAACTCAGAGCTACAATTCTGCTACTCGAAGAAGAGATAGAAAAGTCGAAGAGCGTCAGGCAGCAAGAGGCCTGGGATTATGGCCGGCGCACGGCGGAGTTCGCTGCCAAGGAGGAGGAATGGGTGAGAGAGAGGAGGAGTCTCGCGGAGGAGGCTCTAGAGCAGGAAGCCGCGCAAAGGACGAGGCGTTTGAAGAAGTGCGAGAGTGAGGGAGGAGATGACGAGGAGTGGTGGTGCCTCGTGGAGTCCATGAAGGAGGAGCAAAGGCAGCGGGAGGGGGCAGTGGAGAGGTGGAAGAAGCTCTACCTCACTATAAAGACTGAGCTTGACGACCTTATACAAAGAACCAGCGAAG GGGAGAGATTTAGCAGCGGAAGTGAAGAAAGAATGGTAGAGCAGCTTCAGAAAGAGTTGAGGGAGAGCGAGAAAGAAATAGAATCTTTGAGATCTCGCGTTGCGGTCATGCAGAAGGATGCGATTAGGAAGGACACGGAAATTGATATTTTGAGACAGAGCTTGAGAATATTAAGCGTTAGGAATTCAAAAAGGAGCCTAATCAGAGAGTTTTTGAGGGAAGAATTGGTTGATATGTAA